The bacterium nucleotide sequence CACGGTGACGAATTTCAAACGCGGCACGAAACAGTACGACGTCATTTTACAGACGAAAGCTCAAAACCGTTCCACGCCGGATGCGATCCGCGATCTGTATGTGCGCGGGACTACGGGACTCGTGCAACTTGCCAACGTCGTGAAAATCAATGAAACGGTTTCGCCGAAAGAATTAAATCACTACAACCGCGTACGCTCGGCGAATATTTCGGCCAGTCTTCCGCCGGGATTTCCGCTCGGCCTTGCGCTGGACGATCTCGACAAGATCGCTGCCAAAGTATTACCGGCGGGCGTGAAACGCGAATTCGCCGGCCAGTCGCTCGAATACAAAACATCGAGCGCAAGTTTATACTTTATGTTTTTGCTCGCGGTAATTTTTATTTATCTCGTCTTGTCGGCGCAATTCGAAAGTTTCGTTCACCCGTTCACGATTTTATTATCCGTGCCGCTCGCGGTATTCGGCGCTCTGCTCACGCTGTTTGTTTTCGGTCAAACTTTGAATATTTATTCGCAGATCGGGTTGATCATGCTCATCGGGCTCGTGACGAAAAACGCAATCCTGATCGTGGAATTCGCCAATCAATTGCGTGCGCAGGGCGAATCGGCTCTTGAAGCGGTGCGTAAAGCCGCAACGATCCGTCTGCGCCCGATCCTGATGACGTCCTTTGCGACGATCTTCGGCGTTTTACCGATTGCGATCGGCCTGGGCGCCGGAGCGGAATCGCGCCGTCCGCTCGGTCTTGCCGTCGTCGGTGGAATGTTTTTCTCGACATTTCTGACGCTGGTGATCATTCCCGTCGTCTACACACTGCTTGCTAAATTCACGAGCAAATCCAAACACGAAAAACCGGAAGAACTACATGGCGTGCCGGTCGAAAGCGGAAGATTGATTGCGGAGAAGGTACTATAAAAAACAATAAAATTATATTGACATCGCGTTAATTTTCCTTAAATTAAGTCTAAAGGTGAAGTGAGAACTTTTATCCTACCAATGCGTAATCATCAATAACGACAATTATTTAATTATTGCAATGAAAGGAATTCTTATGCCGAGTAAGAATCACCAATCAATTTTTGGGAAAATGCTAGACAATCCCGAAAAGAAGCAAGTATTTGAGAATATTAGCAAATCTCTTAACGAAGCACATAAAAAATTAGAATCTGATCGCAAGCGAACAGGGGCTTACATTGAGGAACAAAGACTACTTCGCGCTAAGAAAGCAAAAGTATAATTTTTTTCTCAAAAATCATCGTAGCTGTTTATGGACTTTCCAATATCTCTGTCAAATTCAACCAAATTAGGTGATTTGGTTGAAAAAGCTAGTCTTAACCTGATTGAAATTAAAAGCAATTGGAAAGATGAAGTATTTTCGATTCTCGAGAATAAATTAGAAAAACCGAGTGTTTTAAATTCTATTTTGGAGTTTGCAGAAAAGGAACTTAAGGCCAAAACTGTTCTTGTTGAGCCATACATTAGTAGTGATTGGGCTGACGAATATCAAGCATGGTATTCAAGGACTTTCCATGATATTCCAAGAATGGCAAAACGATTACATTTTTTTTCGAGGGTTAATGATAATAAGGAATACCTAAACCCCGAAGACTTATATAATCTACCGAAAGAGTTTACACAAAAAAATCCAAGTCCATATTTAGGTTATTGTGTTGTTCGCCCGCTTATTCCAACTACTGTTGCAGAGACAGTGCTAGTTAGCCCTTATAAAGACAATGAAAATGGTGGCTATGTCCACTGCTTGCCGAGATTTGTTTCTCATATTTTAGGACATGAATTTAAAGTATATGGAATGCCCTTTATTGAACAGGATGAGGTTGTTTCTGTATGCGCCGAAGCAGATTTGTGGATGCTTGCAAGGTATCTTAATGCTCGAAATTTCTCACGAAGATATCGCCCCAGTGAAATGGCCAAGAAAGCTAATTTATTATTTAGTGTTGGAGCACCGCGTGATGGTTTAGTTGTTTACCAGATGTATAATGCATTAAAATCCATGGATTTTAATGCAGAGTTGACCTATCCGGGAGGATCAGACTGTTCCGATCATTTACGTTTATTATATGCTTGTGTTAAAAGTGAAATTCCGGTAATAGTTGCAGTTCCAGAACATGTGCTGACAGTAATAGGTTATAAATATGGGAAAGCACAAAATAATCTTGGAATAAATGATTCTTTTTGTTCTTACATCGATGCATTTATTGTTCACGATGATACTAAAGGACCCTATCAAACCCTTAAAATCGATAAAGAAGTAAAAATTGATGAAAAAACAAAAGAACTATACAATTTTTTAACCATAGGTGGAATGCCTGTTGAGCAATGCCTTTGGGTAATGCCGGATAGAGTATTTCTAAGAGAAAGTGATGTAAGAAACTTAGTTTCCAAGTATCTTGATTATATACATCATTTTGATTATTGGAAAAAAGAAGAAGCTCTTGAGCTTATATCTTGCATTTATTTAAGACGGGGTGATCAATTTAAAACAGACATTTTTCCTGGTAATAGTCATACAAGACAAAAAAAATGGCGTTCGATGGAGATAATTGCCTACTATTGGCAAATGCAATTACCTCGGTATGTTTGGATTGTTGAATTTACAAAAAAAGATTCGATTCCAGAGAATACTCCTTGGGAAAGAGATATTATAGGTGAGATGATTATTGATTCAACTGCTCATCCAAAAGATTTCATTAATTCAATACTTGCTTTTCATTTAAATGGCAAGCTCATGGCTGTCGATGATGTAAGGCTAAGTACTCAAGAAAGCCCTTATTCACCGCTACAGAGGACGCAAAACAATTATGAGTGAAACTGTCGCTCAACTATTAGAAAGTTTAGTTGAAGATCAATGGAGGGTTCAAAATGGCTTCTCAGATGATTTGAATAAAATTCATGATAAATTATTTGATGAAAATTGTAATGAAACTATCACTAAAACCTGTATTAATCTATGGCTGCAAAAAAATCAGCCATGCTTATTTGGTCGCATAGCAGCTAAACAAGATCGCCTTGAATTCTGCATTCTTGATGATGCAGACCTCCAATCACCTAATTCTACAATTGAAAAAAAAATCCAAATGTCTCGTAGACTTTGGACACGAGATGGCTTTGAAGGAAAAAAGAGTGGTTTCATAATTTTTATTAAATCTCAAAGAATATCACGAGCTTTGCCCGACGGAAATATGAAAAAATTAGCCCAAAAAATTTGTTCTCTATATCTGTTAGATAATGTAGATTTTGATAAAATATATTTAGATAATATCTGGCTTGAAAAACCAGGAAATCCCAAAGCGGCATGGATGTGGAATACAGGAATTAACTATTTTTGTTCACAGGCTGATAAACGATGGTGGCATGATCATAGGATTCCAGGAGGAATGGCTTTGTCAATTAATTCTGTCGGACATTTAGTAAAGTCGACTACTTTACAAAAGAAAATGCATGAAATAAATGAGGAATTATCTATTGAAAATGAAAACTATCTTGAATCAAAAGTGGATTCTTTAGGTAAAGCCTTAGATTTTGCGATGCGTACTATTGACTTAGCGTTTGAAACTCATTCTGGAAGGGCTACTGAACTAATACCTATTAGTGAAGCGCCTCCAAAAACAAAATGTCCTATTGTTCTTCCGGAATTTCTCAAAAATAAAAGTTTCTGTCAGTACAAAGGATACTACCATACAGATATTACTCTTCCCTCAGAATATTTTGTGAATTCCGTTGAGAGGCCTAAAGATATTAAACCTCATGTGCTTGACTTTACATATTTATTTGATGAAAACCCTGAAAATTATGATTATATAAAACAAGGCATAGGACGTCGTGTGCGAGGTTTTTATAAATCACGAATAAAGCCAATATTTAAAGGGTTCACTAAAGATTCAAAATCAAAAGCTTTAACTGTGAAAATAGAAAATCAATGGCGTTTAGTTTCTGCTTTGAAAAATTAGAATGTGATATATCTTGCGCTTTCCAAGCTTATTTTTAATCGTTAACCCCGCTGGATGTTATTTTAGGAGGGAAAATTTCTTAAATCAATAAGATTTTTTAAGCATTTGTGAATACACAAAATTCGTGTAAATTCAAAAAAGTCTTTGGGAATATTTCTTCTCATCGCCATTTGTTTAAACGTTCTATTTTATTGTCAAATTGTGCCGCTAATGATTGTATCCTTGAATTCAGAATTAACTTTCTGCCATCGATTGTCCTTGTAAAAATCAGATCGCAAGCACCTACAAGGTTTTCCCATTGGTTCTTGAAGTATTCAGCCAGATTCTTATTTCGACCGAGTAATTCCGGAACCGAATGATAATCTTTTTGCCGTATGAAAAACAAAAACCTGTTTTTTCTTATTATGACGTACCGGGGATTGTCAATGGGCGCAATTATTTCCTGCAACGCATTTATAAAAATCGATCTTTCGAAGGTGCTCCCACCGTCCAAGCGACAATAAACAGTCCCCAAATTGTCAACGGATGTTTCAACTTTTAATTTGTAATGGTCGGTACTGATCGCTCCGGCTTCAATCAAGGAATTAAGCAAGGCATGACCGATTTGCCGGATGTCTTTTGAAATGTCGCGATATTTGAAATAGAGCCTGAGTGTCCTGTAAGTTTGTCCGCCAAAAATTACCATCCCAATAGTGCCAAAAACAGTTAGCCACAAATACAGGTCATTAGCCGATTTGATTTTGGAAATGTCAACATTTTGCAAGCTCTCCAGCCCATAACCAAGTATGCCAGAGCCTAGTGTCGCTAAGGCATTGGCGATCGTTTTACTTAGATACATTGATTTCAAGGCATTGTATTTCCTTTTTCCGGGGAATGGAATTTTAATTTCCTCAACTAGATTAACTCCTTTTGCCAGCGCATCCTTCCAATGCTGTTTGAGAGCTGCTCGGTTACCGGCATGACTGAACATTTCATTGTTTTTCTTTTCGAGCTCTTCTTTATTGTAAATGTTTTCTGGCAAATTCAGCCGGCCGATTCCGTTCTCAATAGCAGATTCATTGTTGAATGGAATACCTACAAAACTTCTGAAACGCCTTTTCAGTAAATCAAAGTCGTCTCCTCCGGCCGGTAATGTCGGATCAATGCAGACTAAGTGCCAAATATTTCCCGTTTTGTTTTGATTACCGTTTTGTGTTCGTATAGCTCTGCCACGCATTTGATTGGAAAGAACGAATGACCCGACAAAACTTGCCAGAATTAAAGAATTGATCGCGGGTGCATCCCAACCTTCTCCCAAAAGCGATTTTGTTCCGATAAGCACTTCAATTTCACCATTCTGAAAGATCTGAGTCACGATATGAACGATACCGTTTTTTAATTGATCGTTCTGATTGATCAGAATGTAATCCGAGTCGAACGAAACCGGACTTGAAATGATTTGTGTAATGCCGTACTCGGCCGCCTTCGCTTCAAATGCCGTAAAAGAACTGGCAGGAATAATAATGATAGAACCAGTTAAAACTCCGATTTTTTTACGATCACTGTTTTCTCGTCTTAATTTTTCAAAAATTGGAATGACCCCGATTTTACTCAACTCCACGTCGTTCACATTCCCATTGACGAAAAATTCTTTCCGGATAAAATCGGAAAGTATGACTAAGCGCAAATCTTTACCCAACTGCTTATATTCAAAGTCCACGATTTCTTGAATGCCGTTGAGTTTATTAATGCTTGAAGTCAAAAAGCCCGCTACCCGTTTATTCTGTAAAAAATTGATTTGGCGCCTTTCCAAAGCGCCGTATCGTTTTAATCGGTTCTCAAGAGTTCTCTGATGTTCTTCAAATTCCCTGAAATGTTCTTTTTCATGGTAAAGATAAAAATCTAAAAGAGTTTCGATCCATTCATAATCGAGTGCTGGAATTTTCAATTCTTTATCACCGATGATTTCAAGGTGAGTGTCAGGGATTTCCTTATTGTTGTCGTGAAGATAGATCAAACATGCCGAGTAAAACGCAAGATTATTGTATATCCAATCCAATTGTTCCATCGGGCTTTGCCAGATAGGATGATTTTCGATTGCCCTGATTATGGTCTTATCATTTTTAATTTCCTGAAACAACTTTTCAATATTCTGCCTAAAGTGAAGGATGTTTCGATTTTCTTCTTCCGTCGGGAATGTGAAGTAAACGTAGTCCTGGTGTGGACACAAATCGTCTTCATTAACCAATTCGGGAACAGAAATTTCCGTGTCCACAGGTCCGTTTAAAGCAACATACCGTTGCCATTCATTAGCCGTTACGTCGTAAGGCGGTGTTGCGGTTAAGCCAACGATAATCGGATCTAATTTTTCTTTTATTTTTGTAAGAGTCTGCCACCATTCATTTTTCAAATGGTGGGCTTCATCCGCCACAATGGTTTTTATGTTTTGAGACTTTAGTTCGCTGACTATAGTCTCAAAATTTTGGTTCGTTAACTTGTCTTTTTCGTTTTCTCCCGTTTCATCTTCATCTTCCGTATCAACTTCCTCAATTTTCAAGTTATTACAAGCTGCATGAAGCCCCTGATACGTTACAACAGTCATAAATTTTGGATGTCGAATATCTCTCGAAATCCAATCAACAGACTGTGTAGTTTGGAGAAACAATTCGCAAAATCGTTGTATCCATTGATTACGGATTGCGATAGTCGGTGCAAGTATTAAAGTCGGTTGGTTTAGCCGGATGGCTACTTCAAGCCCCAAAACCGTTTTTCCAGAACCTGGCGGTGCAATGACGTGTAAATGCCTATCCGTTAAATGTTCTTGCAACTCGTCCAGTACCCGCTGTTGGTATTTCCGCCAACGGTATTTGAATGTTATTTTTTTGGGATATTCTGTCAATGTCTCGATGTCATTTGGGCTTACGTGATAGAGGCGATAAACACGATGGCCTGTTGAAATCTATTTTAGGAGGGAAAATTTCTTAAATCAATAAAGATTTTTCAAGTGTTTTTGAATACACAAAATTTGTGTATTCCTTGCCGCTTTTGCACTTCGATTTAGAAAATAAATCGCTCTACCGTTGCAATAATATTGCCGGTCATATGCATGCCTATGGGTGTATAGAGAGATTGAGT carries:
- a CDS encoding DEAD/DEAH box helicase family protein, which encodes MTEYPKKITFKYRWRKYQQRVLDELQEHLTDRHLHVIAPPGSGKTVLGLEVAIRLNQPTLILAPTIAIRNQWIQRFCELFLQTTQSVDWISRDIRHPKFMTVVTYQGLHAACNNLKIEEVDTEDEDETGENEKDKLTNQNFETIVSELKSQNIKTIVADEAHHLKNEWWQTLTKIKEKLDPIIVGLTATPPYDVTANEWQRYVALNGPVDTEISVPELVNEDDLCPHQDYVYFTFPTEEENRNILHFRQNIEKLFQEIKNDKTIIRAIENHPIWQSPMEQLDWIYNNLAFYSACLIYLHDNNKEIPDTHLEIIGDKELKIPALDYEWIETLLDFYLYHEKEHFREFEEHQRTLENRLKRYGALERRQINFLQNKRVAGFLTSSINKLNGIQEIVDFEYKQLGKDLRLVILSDFIRKEFFVNGNVNDVELSKIGVIPIFEKLRRENSDRKKIGVLTGSIIIIPASSFTAFEAKAAEYGITQIISSPVSFDSDYILINQNDQLKNGIVHIVTQIFQNGEIEVLIGTKSLLGEGWDAPAINSLILASFVGSFVLSNQMRGRAIRTQNGNQNKTGNIWHLVCIDPTLPAGGDDFDLLKRRFRSFVGIPFNNESAIENGIGRLNLPENIYNKEELEKKNNEMFSHAGNRAALKQHWKDALAKGVNLVEEIKIPFPGKRKYNALKSMYLSKTIANALATLGSGILGYGLESLQNVDISKIKSANDLYLWLTVFGTIGMVIFGGQTYRTLRLYFKYRDISKDIRQIGHALLNSLIEAGAISTDHYKLKVETSVDNLGTVYCRLDGGSTFERSIFINALQEIIAPIDNPRYVIIRKNRFLFFIRQKDYHSVPELLGRNKNLAEYFKNQWENLVGACDLIFTRTIDGRKLILNSRIQSLAAQFDNKIERLNKWR